In Phaseolus vulgaris cultivar G19833 chromosome 7, P. vulgaris v2.0, whole genome shotgun sequence, the genomic stretch TTTCCATTCTTTTTCAATTATTCATCTGTTCTAGTTACTTCTTCAAATATCTGTTTGCTTCCatggaatattttatattgaagaTGAGAATGTGGTCCTTTTGTTGTTCCCGTTTTGTAATGTGTTTTTGCGTTTATAGACGACAATAATTTTTGGCTTCTCTGTTGGCATGTGAATCTGAATGTGCCTCTATccagaagctcaaagctctacCCTGATTGTTAATTAATATGCTGTTCTGTGTTTTATAGGATCTTGTCCTTCGACTTGATGTGCTCAGGAAACTGCAAAAGCACAGGGGTTGTGTCAACACTGTTAGCTTCAACACTGATGGGGACGTTCTGGTGTCCGGTTCTGACGATTGGAGGGTTATTCTGTGGGACTGGCAAACTGGCTCTATCAAACACTCCTTCCATTCTGGTCACAGTAACAATGTTTTCCAGGCCAAGATCATGCCTCACTCTGAGGATCGAAGCATTGTCACCTGTGCTGCTGATGGACAGGTATCTCTCCTTTCTGTCTGTTCCTCCCCTTTGTGATAAGGATTAGTTTTTGTGTGTGAGCATACCTTGCAGATTTTCCTTTCATATCCGTGGGGTGATCATGTCTATTCCAATTTTTTGTGTATTACTAACAATGTCATAATTGAGAAAATATGGTATCGGTTACTGGTTCTATCTTGTGCACATATTTTATCTTGGGgatgaaaaaaatgtaatatgGTTTCTGGTGGTACTGGTAACTGCTTCTACAGTACTGATTTTACTGTTGTAGTACGTTATGAATGTGCAGGAATCTTCTTAGATTGTTTTACTAAGATAAGGGTGTTTTCCTTGCGAACTCTCAATTATAGGTTAGACATGCTCAAATTCTTGAAAATGGAGGAGTGGACACTAAGTTTCTGGCCAAGCATCAAGGAAGGGCTCATAAATTGGCTATCGAACCTGGCAGCCCTCATATATTTTATACCTGTGGTGAAGATGGATTAGTACAGCATGTGAGTGATTGATTCTTTCCCACTTTTAACTCTTTATTGTTTATTCTTTAGTAATCTCACTATGTGTTTTGACAGTTTGATCTCAGAATTGGGGTCGCAACAGAACTTTTTACATGCCAGCCAATCAAGGATAGACGGAACTATATGCCGGTCATCCATCTTAATGCTATTGCAATTGATCCAAGGAACCCAAATCTCTTTGCCGTTGCTGGGTCTGATGAATATACTAGACTTTATGATATTCGCAAGTATAAATGGGATGGATCTACTGATTTTGGTCAACCAACCGACTTCTTTTGTCCTCCTCACTTGATTGGTGACGACCGGGTTGGAATAACAGGCTTGGCCTTTTCTGAACAAAGAGAGCTGCTTGTGTCATACAATGATGAGTTTATTTACCTTTTCACCCAAGATATGGGTTTGGGACCCAACCCTGATTTTGGGTCCCCTAAATCTATGAACTCTGATGCAGGTGAACTTGGATCTGCGCTGTCTCCATCCAACGTGGATGGtgatgaaaaaatcatcccgcAAGTTTTTAAGGGACACAGGAATTGTGAGACAGTTAAGGGTGTCAACTTTTTTGGACCCAAGTGTGAGTATGTGGTGAGTGGGTCAGACTGTGGTCGGATTTTCGTATGGAAAAAGAAAGGTGGTCAGCTTATTCGTGTCATGGAAGCAGATAAGCATGTTGTGAATTGCATTGAGTCTCATCCTCATTCAATGGTTCTTGCAAGCAGTGGTATTGAGCATGACATCAAAATATGGACTCCAAAGGCCCTTGAGAAAGCTACTCTGCCCAAAATTATTGAGCAGGTATGAATTTTGTCTTAAGAAGTAAATTATTGCAACTCAGAACTTAGGACAGGATGATATTATTATATGTGGATGATGCCCTTGATGTGCAGGAGACGTTAGTTTTGTGTATAAATCTCTGACTGGAAGTTTCTATTAAAACatcatatatataaaatattttataatgtacTATAATATATTATCTTAAGAAGAAACCAAGTACATAATGTGAAGATATTATCCAAAGCTTTTCTGCCCCCTGGCTGTCCCTCAATCTCAGTTGGTTCAAGAGCCAAACTGATGTTGTACTGTTACCCTAGGCATAACTTTGAAAATTCTAGATTCTCATCCACCCATCACTATTAATGAAGGATCCTTTGTGAGTTATATCAGACTTTATTGTTTTGATCATGGTTGTCACAATTGTATGAATAACAATTCGATTTTTAGAGTAGTTGTGATTCTAAAATACAGCGATGCGGATTTTTAAATTGCTTGAATCACAGAAAAATTGCATACTTTGACTGGTTTGAACCAATCGGAATATGCATTAATTTAAGTTGACATTTCTTGTAAACTCCCAAGTACTTGAGAAACTTACCTTGTTGAAAAAGAACCAAACACTTGCATA encodes the following:
- the LOC137828018 gene encoding uncharacterized protein isoform X3, with the protein product MNKRPITAVYKALPDLCHRELGHLPPRNFALRFGASEDLVLRLDVLRKLQKHRGCVNTVSFNTDGDVLVSGSDDWRVILWDWQTGSIKHSFHSGHSNNVFQAKIMPHSEDRSIVTCAADGQVRHAQILENGGVDTKFLAKHQGRAHKLAIEPGSPHIFYTCGEDGLVQHFDLRIGVATELFTCQPIKDRRNYMPVIHLNAIAIDPRNPNLFAVAGSDEYTRLYDIRKYKWDGSTDFGQPTDFFCPPHLIGDDRVGITGLAFSEQRELLVSYNDEFIYLFTQDMGLGPNPDFGSPKSMNSDAGELGSALSPSNVDGDEKIIPQVFKGHRNCETVKGVNFFGPKCEYVVSGSDCGRIFVWKKKGGQLIRVMEADKHVVNCIESHPHSMVLASSGIEHDIKIWTPKALEKATLPKIIEQKPRARGWMYRIASPEDLMLQLLSLPRRRLRTENNGENSTTDQDLLQLLLTFNANSDSSNDDDDDNDDDDDDDGDTTSHHDLFC
- the LOC137828018 gene encoding uncharacterized protein isoform X1 — protein: MNKRPITAVYKALPDLCHRELGHLPPRNFALRFGASEDLVLRLDVLRKLQKHRGCVNTVSFNTDGDVLVSGSDDWRVILWDWQTGSIKHSFHSGHSNNVFQAKIMPHSEDRSIVTCAADGQVRHAQILENGGVDTKFLAKHQGRAHKLAIEPGSPHIFYTCGEDGLVQHFDLRIGVATELFTCQPIKDRRNYMPVIHLNAIAIDPRNPNLFAVAGSDEYTRLYDIRKYKWDGSTDFGQPTDFFCPPHLIGDDRVGITGLAFSEQRELLVSYNDEFIYLFTQDMGLGPNPDFGSPKSMNSDAGELGSALSPSNVDGDEKIIPQVFKGHRNCETVKGVNFFGPKCEYVVSGSDCGRIFVWKKKGGQLIRVMEADKHVVNCIESHPHSMVLASSGIEHDIKIWTPKALEKATLPKIIEQKVHVFDRVNWFTIGGGGYDEDEDILFDDEYDVEMFESDDDEDDDDEKEDDNGDDCDEDDYSDYIDDYDDDENNNVDDDNKDDDDDNKDDNDNDDNFGGGCNAN
- the LOC137828018 gene encoding uncharacterized protein isoform X2, producing MNKRPITAVYKALPDLCHRELGHLPPRNFALRFGASEDLVLRLDVLRKLQKHRGCVNTVSFNTDGDVLVSGSDDWRVILWDWQTGSIKHSFHSGHSNNVFQAKIMPHSEDRSIVTCAADGQVRHAQILENGGVDTKFLAKHQGRAHKLAIEPGSPHIFYTCGEDGLVQHFDLRIGVATELFTCQPIKDRRNYMPVIHLNAIAIDPRNPNLFAVAGSDEYTRLYDIRKYKWDGSTDFGQPTDFFCPPHLIGDDRVGITGLAFSEQRELLVSYNDEFIYLFTQDMGLGPNPDFGSPKSMNSDAGELGSALSPSNVDGDEKIIPQVFKGHRNCETVKGVNFFGPKCEYVVSGSDCGRIFVWKKKGGQLIRVMEADKHVVNCIESHPHSMVLASSGIEHDIKIWTPKALEKATLPKIIEQVHVFDRVNWFTIGGGGYDEDEDILFDDEYDVEMFESDDDEDDDDEKEDDNGDDCDEDDYSDYIDDYDDDENNNVDDDNKDDDDDNKDDNDNDDNFGGGCNAN